The nucleotide window CCTTTTGAGAAGAAGCCTGTTAAGTAGATAGCAACAAAAATCAGTAAGACTAACGGAGAACAAATATACTCTATAGaacttctatttttttgctgGAGATTTTTCTTGAGATAGACTAATTCTTTCCATAATTtgataaatctgaaaaaaatatatatgtataaattcgTAGCATTACCCAGAGAGAATCCATACTTTATTCACCTGAATAAAGCTTATCCTACTAAGCCGCCTTTCTCCTGTACTCTATCCCACACCTATACATACCAAGTGAAGTTAGAgcggataaaaaaaaaaagaattacaaatacCTAAGGATTTCCTCTTTTATGTGGAAGATTTCCAACTCGTGTATTCCAAGTACTTACAGTgtaatgtctttttttgtggatggtaaaaaagaagttaaatctGTATTCGTAGAGTTGGTGTCTAGCAAATACATTGTATAAAATCAAAACTGGATTTTAAGCGATTCTAaattaaagattttcatttatttgacataTAGAGCGGCTGAGCAGCAAGGCTGCTACTCAAAGACGACTTGAGAAAGTACCAGTCTTCAGGATCTGAGTATTAGTGAATGAGACGTGTTACTATAACACAGAGCAGAAAGCACTAGAAGGGAAGCACAAATAAATTACTTTGTGCATCAAATGCAAATAATTTCAGAATTGCCACGAGCCAAAACGCTTAAATGATTTAGGGTTTTGTCACAATCAATACAACacgaaaaaaaaatctgcattccTTTGTCCCCCAGACTCCAAGAACTCGGACCGTGTTGGTGAAAAttggcagctgattctgatgGGTCTGAAGGGTCGGTGCAGGGCGGGCGGTTCCTGGGGGCATCACCCCCTTGAGGCCTATGGGGTTCATGGAGTTCTCACCCTGGCCAAACTCCCGATTACCTCCGATGAGCCCCAAAGGTCACTGAGTAGCAGTCTAGGCCGGGTCCCCCAGCAGAAAGGCGGCGACGGCTGCAACATGAGCGGTTAAATTTTACAGCCTTTCATAAGGCCGGGCTAATGCACCTGTAGTAAGATTACCAGAGCTCACGGCGCCTAGATTGGGAAAAATcaaaggggggagggagaaggaaaggaaaataaggagGGTACaggaaaagggggaggggaaggggcgggACACCGCGGGAAAGGCCAAGGGTTTACAGGCGAGATCCCGGCGTTCCCATGGAAACGTATCCCTCCGCCCATGACCGGCGTCTTGGTCTCTCCACTTCCCTCCGCGCCGGTTCTCGGCTGTTTCCGCCCATCTCCTTTGTGCCGCGCAGAACGTTGAGCTGACGCATGCGCAAAGAAACCCAGCCGCCGCATATATAAGCGTGAGCCCAGGCTTTTCCTTGTAGTGCCGCCGGGACCGTTGGCTAGTGAGTCGGTGCTGCGGCTTCTGCGTTACTTGATTCCTGGGCACTGTGAGCTAAAAGAGCGGAGCTCGTGGGCCGGTCATCATGTCGCGTTACGGGCGGTACGGAGGAGGTAAGGGGCTAGGGCCCAGTGAGGGACGTTGCTGTGGGCGTAGTGAGTGTTGCGAGGCCGTGGGGTTGGCGCGGCTGTTGGGAGACGGTTATTCCGCGTGCGTAATGGCGGCTTCGGCGCACGCCATACGAAGCCGGAGGCAGCGGGGGCGGGGTGTCGAAGGAAGACGGGCTGGCGGGGGTCGTTCTGTGCCGACTTACACGTTAATGCTTGGGCATTTTCGTCTCCCGCCCCAGCCCAAGCCAGGCCCACGATTACTGTTTTCGTGCTGCCCTTCTTCGAACCGGCCGCCtgcgcacccccccccccacgccgCCCGCGGCTGCCATTTTGCGCACATTGACGACCATGGTGGCGCATTTCCTTGGCGCTTTCCCGCCACTTCAGCGGACAGATCTGGTCGCAGCCGTAAAATCAAGGGTGAATTTGCGACTGAACAAAACTGGCAGTTTCGAGCTGCGCCTTCTCGTCAAACGATCGGTCGGATTGCGGAGTGGGAACGGAGACCTAATCTTTTCGTCTGGCGgctggtttcttttctcttttagctCTTTCGAGCGCGGTTTCTGGCTCTGGGGCGGGGAGCTGCAGCCTTGGGCGAGCCTGCGCCTGGGGCGGCTGCCGCGGAGAACGAGAGCCGGCGCAGCCCTGCTGTCCCGGTTCGGCCCCTGCCGGGCCCGCCCGCTGCCGACGCCGCTGCTGCCGCCGgcccgcgcgctccccgcgcgccCGGGGCTGCCGGGactcgggggcggggccggggcggagCCCGCCCCACGCCTCGGAATATCCTACCACGCAGCTGCGCTTGTGTTTTGGAGGTTTTCCCCCCTTTTTACTGGAATGTTAAGAACTTTGTCGTACGCTAGCTTTTCAGAGATTTATGGACTTTGTTGGTTTTAAGACTAAAATCATTAATTTAGTTCTTGATAGAGCGTTCAATGTGGTTTGCACAGTCTTAAGGATAGCCTCTTTTAAGGCAAAGAATTCGTTCAAACTTAGGGCAAATTTTGCATAACATGTATTcttctatttgcatttttaaacagAAACCAAGGTGTATGTTGGTAACCTGGGAACTGGTGCTGGCAAAGGCGAGTTAGAGAGGGCTTTCAGTTATTATGGTCCGTTAAGAACTGTGTGGATTGCCAGAAATCCTCCAGGATTTGCCTTTGTGGAATTTGAAGATCCTAGAGATGCAGAAGATGCAGTGCGAGGCCTGGATGGGAAGTAAGTAAAATGTTGGTTATGAAACTTAGAGTCATTAGACTATTCATGTGGGCTGGGTAGTAAGCTAGATGCTGAGCTTGGATTCTGTAGTCTGAAGGCGACTAAATAGCTAGTCATAATTTAATTAAGAATGAAGGGAGGGCAAAGGTGGAGTTGGAAGGGCTTATAAGGAGAGCTGAAGCTTGTGAGGGGGAAGAGTGGTTGGAAAGTTCTAAATGGAAGCCACGTGCTTTTTTTTTAGCATTAGAATTTTGTTGCATATCTTTTATAGGGTGATTTGTGGATCCAGAGTGAGGGTTGAACTATCAACAGGCATGCCTCGGAGATCTCGTTTTGATAGACCACCTGCCCGACGTCCCTTTGATCCTAATGATAGATGCTATGAGTGTGGCGAAAAGGGACATTATGCTTATGATTGTCATCGCTACAGCCGGCGAAGAAGAAGCAGGTATTTACTTTAATAAGGGAATGGTCGGTATATTGGTTAATCGAGTAATTCTTTTATTAGCAAGGCAGAAACTAATATATTTCTATAATCTTGAATGTTAATTGTACAGgtgtattttacaatttttgtttaattaaataaatgttaatatattaataatcaaCCTGGTCAAAACCTTTCAGGTTTCTTCGTTTGAGTCAGTCGCCTTGATTCAGAATGTCACGAGCCTTATGATATCATGCTGAGGCGCCTTGCAAATCCGACAATTAAGATCCTCCTAGACCTTGAGGTGATCAGCATAAGAGGCCAGATCCCCTCGAGTCATCTACACCTAGCTTCACCTTATTCTTTAAAGGGCAGAAAATTTGAGACGGTCATCGCCGTAACAGTAAATTTGGCTTACATTTGGGGCCCCCTCCGGTTTAGAAAGAGGAACACCAGATTGACCACATTCCCAACTAGAAAAATCTTCTTGCGTCAATCAAGCCTCACCTGGCTCATTTGGCTGTCAGTTTGATCGTCGTTAGATTGAAGAAAACATCTAGATGCAGCGATCGGCTATAGATACTTCTAGATCGTCTAGATCTACTAGACCATGGGCCAAAGAGGGTCGACCTGCAAACTTGCaaggtttattttaaatacacattacAGT belongs to Equus asinus isolate D_3611 breed Donkey chromosome 6, EquAss-T2T_v2, whole genome shotgun sequence and includes:
- the SRSF7 gene encoding serine/arginine-rich splicing factor 7 isoform X1, translating into MSRYGRYGGETKVYVGNLGTGAGKGELERAFSYYGPLRTVWIARNPPGFAFVEFEDPRDAEDAVRGLDGKVICGSRVRVELSTGMPRRSRFDRPPARRPFDPNDRCYECGEKGHYAYDCHRYSRRRRSRSRSRSHSRSRGRRYSRSRSRSRGRRSRSASPRRSRSVSLRRSRSASLRRSRSGSIKGSRYFQSRSRSRSRSRSLSRPRSSRSKSRSPSPKRSRSPSGSPRRSASPERVD
- the SRSF7 gene encoding serine/arginine-rich splicing factor 7 isoform X3 — translated: MSRYGRYGGETKVYVGNLGTGAGKGELERAFSYYGPLRTVWIARNPPGFAFVEFEDPRDAEDAVRGLDGKVICGSRVRVELSTGMPRRSRFDRPPARRPFDPNDRCYECGEKGHYAYDCHRYSRRRRSRSRSRSHSRSRGRRYSRSRSRSRGRRSRSASPRRSRSVSLRRSRSASLRRSRSGSIKGSRYFQSRSRSRSRSRSLSRPRSSRSPSGSPRRSASPERVD
- the SRSF7 gene encoding serine/arginine-rich splicing factor 7 isoform X2 yields the protein MSRYGRYGGETKVYVGNLGTGAGKGELERAFSYYGPLRTVWIARNPPGFAFVEFEDPRDAEDAVRGLDGKVICGSRVRVELSTGMPRRSRFDRPPARRPFDPNDRCYECGEKGHYAYDCHRYSRRRRSRSRSRSHSRSRGRRYSRSRSRSRGRRSRSASPRRSRSVSLRRSRSASLRRSRSGSIKGSRSRSRSRSRSRSLSRPRSSRSKSRSPSPKRSRSPSGSPRRSASPERVD
- the SRSF7 gene encoding serine/arginine-rich splicing factor 7 isoform X4 — its product is MSRYGRYGGETKVYVGNLGTGAGKGELERAFSYYGPLRTVWIARNPPGFAFVEFEDPRDAEDAVRGLDGKVICGSRVRVELSTGMPRRSRFDRPPARRPFDPNDRCYECGEKGHYAYDCHRYSRRRRSRSRSRSHSRSRGRRYSRSRSRSRGRRSRSASPRRSRSVSLRRSRSASLRRSRSGSIKGSRSRSRSRSRSRSLSRPRSSRSPSGSPRRSASPERVD